Genomic window (Geotrypetes seraphini chromosome 6, aGeoSer1.1, whole genome shotgun sequence):
aagtgtcaagaaaagtgtggaataacctgtaagtttcatgactcatcagtcttttcttggttgggctgtgaacttttctttggctcctcctattgtgatgtcataatgcctcattccaccaatgcctaagagccaacctcatcggcgatgtcacaatggcttggtttccctatatttgtgcccatttgcctcattgaaacgaaaagtgtcaagaaaagtgtggaataacctgtaagtttcatgactcatcagtcttttcttggttgggctgtcataatgcctcattccaccaatgcctaagagccaacctcatcggcgatgtcacaatggcttggtttccctatatttgtgcccatttgcctcattgaaacgaaaagtgtcaagaaaagtgtggaataacctgtaagtttcatgactccacatcagtCTTTTCTTGGTCCCCTCATAAAGTTCTCTGCTCTTTTATCCCTCTTACCTCTCTTCCCTAATTTCTCCTTGAAGTCCTCATCTAGGCAATGCCTAACTCTACTACCTGTTTTTGCTCTCGTCTTGAGATGGCTAGACACTCTGCTTTCGTTTGCATGGCATCTTTTCAATGGAGTTTCCTGTCCTTACAGCTTAGATCCAAAATCGCATATCAGAAATTCAGGTCTTGACTAGAGACCCACTTTTTTCAAAGGCTGACTAATCAACCAGCATGCAGCACCCTATTCCTCTTCCTCTCCTGTTCACCATTCCTCAGTTGTCTCCTCCCCGCTCCATCCCTGATAATCTTCCTACTATGATAAGCTTTTCcacttttattctttttatttgttGTGAAAGGCGGAATATTGAGCACTAAATTTATCAATTCTATTCTGCTTTTTGGTGATGGAAAAACCATGCTACAGGCAGGAGTCGCCCACTGCAGCTTGCAAAAATAATGATGGAAGAATGTGGGTTTCCTTGTCAACCCAAGATGACCTGATAATAAGCTATACTTGATTCTTGATGTATACCAGCCTAAGATGATCTAACTTGACTGTACACATGTGAAATGATAACCTGTCTGTCTAAGCATTATATACGTCAacctgtaatccattctgagcttgttggggaaaatgggatataaaATGAACCAAATCAATAAACAATCACATGATCATTCTTGAGGGTCATTACAATGACAATCAAGTCAGTCTCTCTAGCCCCAAGAGTCCCTTGTTTTATTTTAACTTCTCTCCATGTCTATTCCAGACCTTATTAATTTAATTACTTTATTAGGATAAACAGATATAAATATTTAAACTTTAGACCTCAGCTCATCCGCTCTCTTGTTTTTTGGAGTATTGTTTCTCCTACAATGTAATATTTTCCATATCCTCTGCTGGACTTGCTTTGTATTTATCCCATATACTATGGGGTTTACTGTGGGTGGGATTATGAGGTAGAGATTGGCCACAATGATATGAAAAGAAGGAGAGATTTTGTGTCCCACCCTCTGTAAGAAAACCGTGAACAGAAATGGTATGTAAAACACAGCGATAACACAGATGTGGGCAGTGCAGGTGCTGAAAGCTTTCACTCTGGCCTGCTTGGATGAAAGTCGCACAACGGCCTTGAGTATCATGATGTAAGACAAGGAAATAAAGAGCATATCCAGAAACACTACAGACAGAGCTGCGCTCATCCCGTATACCGTATTGACTTTTATATCGGCACAGGCCAGCTTTGCGACGGACATGTGCTCGCAGAAGGTATGATGAATAACGTAATGAGCACAAAATGGCAATCTTTTAATAAGAAATGGAAATGGTGAGATCACCAAAAGACTTCTCAAAGATACGGCAAGCACAAGTTTAGCAAGGAGTGAGTTGGTTAGGATAGACGTGTATCTCAGAGGATAACATATTGCAGTGTAACGATCAAAAGCCATTAACATCAGAACCCCAGATTCTGTAGCTGTGAAGAAGTGGACAAAGAACATCTGGATCAAACATGCATCAAAATAGATTTCCCTGCAATCAAACCAGAAGGCAGTCAGCATTTTAGGTATTACAGAGGTGGATAAAGTTATGTCAGTCCCGGACAGCATCGAAAGGAGAAAATACATGGGTTGGTGGAGACTGGCTTCCGTTTTGATAATAAACAAAATGAGAGCATTTCCTAAAACTAGTGTGACGTACAGAGCACAGAAGGGGATGGAGATCCAGATGTGCACAGCTTCCAGTCCTGGGATACCTTTCAGGACGAAGAATGGAGGATGGTAGTGGGTGGTGTTGAGGGAGGCCATGATGCCTTGCTGACGTCAGACTCGGTTCCACAAGAGCTTTGGTTCCTTGAATATAATGAAAGAAAGAAACTAATTTTGCACTGTGCAATAACACCCCGAATAGGACGCACACAACACACTCTCGTAGTTAAACAAAAATATACATTATTAATTTGTGGTGTGGCTGTTTTGTGTCCCCAGTGCACAGtataattgtaaactgctctgacaCCACGGTATattaaattaataaatc
Coding sequences:
- the LOC117362326 gene encoding olfactory receptor 52E4-like, whose amino-acid sequence is MASLNTTHYHPPFFVLKGIPGLEAVHIWISIPFCALYVTLVLGNALILFIIKTEASLHQPMYFLLSMLSGTDITLSTSVIPKMLTAFWFDCREIYFDACLIQMFFVHFFTATESGVLMLMAFDRYTAICYPLRYTSILTNSLLAKLVLAVSLRSLLVISPFPFLIKRLPFCAHYVIHHTFCEHMSVAKLACADIKVNTVYGMSAALSVVFLDMLFISLSYIMILKAVVRLSSKQARVKAFSTCTAHICVIAVFYIPFLFTVFLQRVGHKISPSFHIIVANLYLIIPPTVNPIVYGINTKQVQQRIWKILHCRRNNTPKNKRADELRSKV